Proteins from a genomic interval of Ovis aries strain OAR_USU_Benz2616 breed Rambouillet chromosome 25, ARS-UI_Ramb_v3.0, whole genome shotgun sequence:
- the KCNMA1 gene encoding calcium-activated potassium channel subunit alpha-1 isoform X8, with the protein MANGGGGGGGGGGGSSLRMSSNIHANHLSLDASSSSSSSSSSSSSSSVHEPKMDALIIPVTMEVPCDSRGQRMWWAFLASSMVTFFGGLFIILLWRTLKYLWTVCCHCGGKTKIFSWN; encoded by the exons ATGGCAaatggtggcggcggcggcggcggcggcggcggaggcagCAGTCTTAGAATGAGCAGCAATATCCACGCGAACCATCTCAGCCTAGAcgcgtcctcctcctcctcctcttcctcctcctcctcgtcctcgtcCTCGGTCCACGAGCCCAAGATGGATGCGCTCATCATCCCGGTGACTATGGAGGTGCCGTGCGACAGCCGGGGCCAGCGCATGTGGTGGGCTTTCCTCGCCTCCTCCATGGTGACTTTCTTCGGCGGCCTCTTCATCATCTTGCTCTGGAGGACGCTCAAGTACCTGTGGACCGTTTGCTGCCACTGCGGGGGCAAAACGAAG ATATTCTCCTGGAACTGA
- the KCNMA1 gene encoding calcium-activated potassium channel subunit alpha-1 isoform X7 — MANGGGGGGGGGGGSSLRMSSNIHANHLSLDASSSSSSSSSSSSSSSVHEPKMDALIIPVTMEVPCDSRGQRMWWAFLASSMVTFFGGLFIILLWRTLKYLWTVCCHCGGKTKGCLRQRLGPRRGTRAARGRWCGVRESPPGGHRTSWGPWIFSWN; from the exons ATGGCAaatggtggcggcggcggcggcggcggcggcggaggcagCAGTCTTAGAATGAGCAGCAATATCCACGCGAACCATCTCAGCCTAGAcgcgtcctcctcctcctcctcttcctcctcctcctcgtcctcgtcCTCGGTCCACGAGCCCAAGATGGATGCGCTCATCATCCCGGTGACTATGGAGGTGCCGTGCGACAGCCGGGGCCAGCGCATGTGGTGGGCTTTCCTCGCCTCCTCCATGGTGACTTTCTTCGGCGGCCTCTTCATCATCTTGCTCTGGAGGACGCTCAAGTACCTGTGGACCGTTTGCTGCCACTGCGGGGGCAAAACGAAG GGTTGTTTGCGGCAGCGGCTGGGGCCGAGACGGGGGACGCGCGCCGCTCGGGGCCGGTGGTGCGGAGTTAGGGAGAGCCCACCGGGCGGGCACCGAACAAGCTGGGGGCCGTGG ATATTCTCCTGGAACTGA